One segment of Mus caroli chromosome 6, CAROLI_EIJ_v1.1, whole genome shotgun sequence DNA contains the following:
- the Hebp1 gene encoding heme-binding protein 1 — protein MLGMIRNSLFGSVETWPWQVLSTGGKEDVSYEERACEGGKFATVEVTDKPVDEALREAMPKIMKYVGGTNDKGVGMGMTVPVSFAVFPNEDGSLQKKLKVWFRIPNQFQGSPPAPSDESVKIEEREGITVYSTQFGGYAKEADYVAHATQLRTTLEGTPATYQGDVYYCAGYDPPMKPYGRRNEVWLVKA, from the exons ATGTTGGGCATGATCAGGAACTCACTGTTCGGGAGCGTGGAAACGTGGCCTTGGCAGGTTCTAAGCACCGGGGGCAAG GAAGATGTCTCCTATGAGGAAAGAGCTTGTGAAGGGGGGAAGTTTGCTACTGTGGAAGTGACAGACAAGCCGGTGGATGAGGCTCTCCGGGAAGCCATGCCCAAGATCATGAAGTATGTGGGTGGTACCAATGACAAAG GAGTCGGCATGGGTATGACGGTCCCTGTCTCTTTTGCCGTGTTTCCCAATGAAGATGGCTCCCTACAGAAGAAACTGAAAGTCTGGTTCCGGATTCCGAACCAATTTCAAGGCAGCCCACCGGCCCCCAGTGATGAGAGTGTGAAGATCGAGGAGCGGGAGGGCATCACTGTCTATTCCAC GCAATTCGGAGGCTATGCCAAGGAAGCAGACTATGTTGCTCATGCCACTCAGCTACGTACCACACTGGAGGGCACACCAGCGACCTACCAGGGTGATGTCTACTACTGTGCCGGATATGACCCTCCCATGAAGCCCTATGGACGCCGTAacgaggtctggcttgtgaaggCATGA